The following proteins are co-located in the Larimichthys crocea isolate SSNF chromosome XXIV, L_crocea_2.0, whole genome shotgun sequence genome:
- the LOC104921325 gene encoding signal-induced proliferation-associated 1-like protein 1 isoform X2, whose protein sequence is MTSLKRLPMERTVGGSIPATDEFYTRHLRLVNGGAVPTRTDNVHATVSTGVPKMGVRARVADWPPRKDMAGVVWHSATEPENSSVPPAGKSHVKLGSIMSPQDSSMLRNIHNTLKNRTQAPANNYSPDSRYLSPGDYRGPAHRNPRQRRIRQRSNSDMTISEMEGSGDSGEEWGPPSGPKWSPLHREYGSTSSIDQHGASGESFFEMLKGYQGDKVDQRSPAPEKLEDMLNVGSKQASIDLHEDAVDTQPPKAKDRDKPPKRRTKSETGGESIFRKLRNVRGESDSPKAGSDVEDSRTDDMGPPFKPWVCQKGFAHYDVQSMLFDLNEIAQLRQIAGKRKNTTTGASAAAVASATSTLSSTHSLPYSSPSGSQEELSSRDSPGLDAGDEQSNEMLLSCPCFRNEIGTDSNGKRRLGGGGTGYHGLVGGGTSNSASGTLSGDVNMYETSVSTHCTNAGVAVLEGPKEGLSTISEKGKQYIVEHVDLGAYYYRKFFYLREHWNYFGIDEALGPVAVSLRREKLEEDKEHGQQYNYRLIFRTSELTTLRGSVLEDAVPSTSKHGTTRGLPIKEVLEYLLPELDLSCLRLALNTPKVTEQLMKLDEQGLSFQVKVGVMYCRAGQSTEEEMYNNETAGPALEEFLQLLGDNVRLKGFTKYRAQLDTKTDSTGTHSLYTTYKDYEIMFHVSTLLPYTPNNKQQLLRKRHIGNDIVTIVFQEPGAHPFTPKAIRSHFQHVFIIVRVHNPCSDNTCYSVAVTRSQDVPSFGPPIPKGVTFPKSTVFRDFLLGKVINAENAAHKSDKFGAMATRTRQEYLRDLAERHVTSTPVEPTGKFPFISLAHKRREKVRPYSGAELRSLGAVTWQVHAEDQVAGAERECLLAISNDFIILLDQEAKAVVFNCATRDVIGWSTGSPASMKIFYERGESVSLRSINNNTEDFGEVVKRLELLTKGSQTTEMTLRRNALGQLGFHVNFEGIVAEVEPYGYAWQAGLRQGSRLVEICKVAVASLSHEQMIDLLRTSVTVKVVIIPPHEDSTPRRGCSEIYHMPLVDYKNHKEGMPYELKFPFRPSTNNNTKWPRTSSSPQTRTAGTGGTLIKAPPSDFSDRNSAAIPRSVSSDGRPLNPKRYSPGNDNYALACSIVMGRTMHNTNSPSSLSYTDTGGSNHWRQKSMPDGFNNNNCQSPVSSVRQVAGDGVNGMKVGSSTGVGWSRTGEGEAASRLGDKPSADNVVSKVVIPRLQPSDQSSHISPNKGTKPDAPYSSSQSSSNTLSSNASSSAHSDEKWYDVGSRSGVRSDLELNGYLQGTSTDSGIDATSFTATQSSTASSTGAFRAKDKIAWQDDQAGSQSTSDTPPPTPDSLVAIGGIEIPAKSPSAFPLLPDGSSYSLSDAASHSSSGNSGSPIGQGCSPTSPQDEAAAAATSPSSQNCQSPGSKSFYPRQGATSKYLIGWRKPGGTVNSVDFGSTRKRHQSDGLLGGQPQLRANLRGSQSPQRHTAKSSLEEDLKKLITLDSPPPTTSEEKPLFPGPPPTRRSLQRTLSDESIYGGQREPSSSGQCDTPTDLLFSCSTMPRSPTTRHGPSRRASHKSLGDLSATESSELEQERKRQQLQDPVLMPLPDSGADGPLDWAHLVDAAKAFEEQRLVFLAAQEESSMAESTAATSPQQAEPQAAPLRQPSPGETPACLMGKVSQLESMVKVLQEDLKKEKDAKVSLQAQIQSLREDNQRLLEESYSASAKLKKFTEI, encoded by the exons ATGACCAGCCTGAAGCGCCTGCCCATGGAGCGCACCGTTGGGGGTTCCATCCCCGCCACTGATGAATTTTACACTCGCCACCTCCGTTTGGTCAATGGAGGGGCTGTGCCAACCCGCACAGACAATGTCCATGCCACTGTGAGCACAGGAGTGCCTAAAATGGGTGTACGGGCTCGGGTGGCTGACTGGCCCCCAAGAAAAGACATGGCAGGGGTTGTTTGGCACTCGGCTACAGAGCCTGAGAACTCTAGTGTTCCCCCCGCTGGAAAAAGTCACGTTAAGTTAGGCTCTATAATGAGCCCTCAGGACTCGTCAATGCTGCGTAACATCCACAATACTTTAAAGAATCGAACCCAGGCCCCTGCTAACAACTACAGCCCTGATAGCCGTTACCTATCCCCAGGAGACTACAGAGGACCTGCACACAGAAACCCACGACAAAGACGTATCCGTCAGCGCAGCAACAGTGACATGACTATCAGTGAGATGGAAGGCAGTGGAGACAGTGGAGAGGAATGGGGTCCACCATCAGGACCTAAATGGTCCCCTCTCCATCGCGAATATGGTAGCACCTCCTCAATAGATCAACATGGAGCATCTGGAGAGAGCTTCTTTGAAATGCTTAAGGGCTATCAAGGGGACAAAGTGGACCAGCGTAGCCCCGCACCAGAGAAGCTAGAGGACATGCTGAATGTTGGATCCAAGCAGGCCAGCATTGATCTTCATGAGGATGCCGTGGACACCCAGCCTCCTAAAGCCAAGGACAGAGATAAGCCCCCAAAGAGAAGAACTAAATCTGAGACGGGGGGCGAGTCTATATTCCGTAAACTTCGAAACGTGCGGGGTGAGTCGGACTCTCCCAAAGCTGGGTCTGATGTAGAGGACAGCCGGACAGATGACATGGGCCCTCCTTTCAAGCCCTGGGTGTGCCAGAAAGGCTTTGCCCACTATGATGTTCAGAGCATGCTGTTTGACCTCAATGAAATTGCTCAGTTGCGGCAGATTGCAGGCAAGAGGAAAAACACCACCACAGGggcatctgctgctgctgtagcctCGGCTACCTCCACCCTCTCGTCCACACACAGCCTGCCTTACAGCTCCCCGAGTGGCAGCCAGGAAGAGCTCAGCTCTAGGGACAGTCCTGGTCTGGACGCAGGGGATGAACAGAGCAATGAAATGTTGCTAAGTTGCCCCTGCTTCCGCAACGAGATAGGCACTGATAGCAATGGGAAACGCAGATTGGGAGGAGGCGGGACAGGGTATCATGGGCTTGTGGGTGGTGGGACAAGTAACAGTGCCTCAGGGACCCTGAGTGGGGATGTGAACATGTATGAAACATCTGTGAGCACGCACTGCACGAATGCTGGAGTAGCAGTGCTAGAGGGACCAAAGGAAGGCCTCAGTACGATCAGCGAAAAGGGGAAACAATACATTGTGGAGCACGTGGACCTGGGAGCCTACTACTATAGAAAGTTCTTCTACCTAAGGG AGCACTGGAACTACTTTGGTATCGACGAGGCGTTGGGTCCAGTGGCAGTGAGCTTGCGCagagagaagctggaggaggacaaggagcaCGGCCAGCAGTATAACTACCGCCTCATCTTCAGAACCAGCGAG CTGACAACTCTAAGAGGTTCTGTCCTTGAGGACGCAGTGCCTTCCACCTCTAAGCACGGCACTACCCGAGGGCTGCCCATCAAAGAGGTACTGGAGTACCTTCTCCCCGAGCTGGATCTGTCCTGCCTCAGACTGGCACTCAACACACCCAAAGTCACAGAGCAGCTGATGAAATTGGATGAGCAGGGG CTAAGTTTTCAGGTGAAAGTGGGGGTGATGTATTGCAGAGCAGGCCAGAGCACTGAGGAGGAGATGTACAACAACGAGACGGCCGGACCCGCCCTGGAAGAGTTCCTCCAACTGTTGGGGGATAACGTTCGCCTCAAGGGCTTCACCAAGTACAGAGCCCAGCTGGACACCAAAA CGGATTCCACGGGCACTCACTCCCTGTACACGACTTACAAGGACTATGAGATCATGTTCCATGTGTCGACTCTGCTGCCTTACACacccaacaacaaacaacag TTGCTGAGGAAGCGCCACATAGGGAACGACATAGTGACCATCGTGTTCCAGGAGCCCGGCGCTCACCCTTTCACCCCCAAGGCCATACGCTCTCACTTCCAGCATGTCTTCATTATCGTACGGGTGCACAACCCCTGCTCGGACAACACGTGCTACAG tgtgGCTGTCACCCGTTCCCAGGACGTTCCCTCCTTTGGCCCACCAATCCCCAAGGGCGTGACCTTCCCCAAGTCCACCGTCTTCAGGGACTTCCTGTTGGGCAAAGTCATCAACGCTGAGAACGCAGCCCACAAGTCCGATAAGTTTGGCGCGATGGCAACACGCACACGGCAGGAGTATCTGCGGGACTTGGCAGAGCGCCATGTGACCAGTACTCCAGTAGAGCCCACTGGGAAGTTCCCCTTCATCTCTCTGGCACACAAACGACGGGAGAAGGTGAGACCGTACAGCGGGGCGGAGCTCCGGAGCCTAGGGGCCGTGACCTGGCAGGTTCACGCTGAAGATCAGGTCGCTGGAGCTGAACGTGAATGCCTGTTGGCCATTTCAAATGACTTCATCATCCTGTTGGATCAGGAGGCCAAAGCTGTGGTGTTTAACTGCGCGACACGTGATGTGATTGGTTGGTCGACGGGGAGTCCAGCCTCCATGAAGATCTTCTATGAGCGTGGCGAGAGTGTATCACTGCGCTCCATCAATAACAACACAGAAGACTTTGGAGAGGTTGTCAAAAGACTGGAG CTGTTGACCAAGGGCAGTCAGACCACAGAGATGACCCTGCGCCGTAACGCCCTGGGCCAGCTGGGCTTTCATGTCAACTTTGAGGGTATTGTTGCTGAGGTGGAGCCCTATGGTTACGCTTGGCAGGCTGGACTCAGGCAGGGCAGCAGATTGGTGGAGATCTGCAAGGTGGCCGTGGCCTCACTGTCTCATGAGCAGATGATCGACCTTCTCAGAACCTCCGTTACTGTCAAGGTGGTCATCATTCCCCCACATGAGGACTCCACACCACGCAG AGGCTGCTCAGAAATCTACCACATGCCGCTAGTTGATTACAAGAACCACAAGGAGGGCATGCCCTACGAGTTAAAGTTCCCCTTCCGCCccagcaccaacaacaacaccaagtGGCCACGCACCTCATCCAGTCCTCAAACACGCACTGCTGGGACAGGAGGAACGCTGATCAAAGCCCCACCTTCAGACTTCAGTGACCGCAACTCAGCTGCTATTCCCCGAAGTGTGTCCAGCGACGGGCGACCCCTCAACCCCAAAAG ATATTCCCCAGGGAACGACAACTATGCTCTTGCCTGCTCCATTGTGATGGGTCGCACCATGCACAACACAAACTCCCCTTCCAGCCTCTCCTACACAGACACTGGGGGCTCCAACCACTGGAGGCAGAAGTCTATGCCTGATGG GTTTAATAACAACAACTGCCAGTCCCCTGTGTCGTCTGTGCGGCAGGTGGCAGGTGACGGGGTCAATGGGATGAAAGTGGGCTCTAGCACTGGTGTTGGATGGTCCAGAACTGGGGAGGGGGAAGCAGCCAGCAGACTGGGAGACAAACCCAGTGCAG ACAATGTGGTTTCCAAGGTGGTGATTCCTCGACTCCAGCCGTCGGACCAGAGCAGCCACATATCTCCCAACAAAGGCACTAAG CCGGATGCTCCGTATTCATCCAGCCAGTCAAGCAGCAACACACTCTCAAGCAACGCCTCCAGCTCCGCCCACAGCGATGAGAAGTGGTATGACGTGGGCTCACGTTCAGGAGTTCGGAGTGATCTTGAGCTCAATGGCTATCTTCAGGGCACTTCTACAGACAGCGGCATCGATGCCACCTCCTTCACTGCCACACAAAGCAGCACGGCTTCCTCTACTGGGGCTTTCAGGGCCAAAGACAAAATCGCTTGGCAGGACGACCAAGCAGGCAGCCAGAGCACCTCCGACACTCCGCCTCCGACACCGGACTCTCTTGTAGCCATTGGAGGCATCGAGATCCCAGCAAAGAGTCCGTCAGCCTTTCCCCTACTTCCCGATGGTAGCTCCTACAGCCTGAGTGATGCCGCCTCCCACTCCAG TTCTGGCAACTCAGGGAGTCCGATTGGCCAAGGCTGCAGCCCCACATCGCCACAAGAcgaggcagctgctgcagccaccTCGCCCTCGTCCCAAAACTGCCAGTCCCCCGGGAGCAAGAGTTTCTACCCTCGTCAAGGAGCGACCTCGAAGTACCTGATTGGCTGGAGGAAACCGGGGGGAACTGTCAACTCTGTGGACTTTGGCAGCACTCGCAA ACGGCACCAGAGTGATGGTCTGCTCGGTGGTCAGCCGCAGCTAAGGGCTAATCTCCGGGGCTCCCAGTCGCCCCAGCGGCACACTGCCAAATCCAGCctggaagaagacttgaagaAGCTGATCACGCTCGACAGCCCTCCACCCACTACAAGTGAAGAGAAG CCATTGTTTCCGGGTCCACCGCCCACTCGCCGCTCCCTCCAGAGAACGCTGTCAGATGAGAGTATTTACGGCGGGCAGAGAGAGCCATCTTCCAGTGGACAGTGCGACACGCCTACTGACCTTCTGTTCAGCTGCTCCACCATGCCACGCTCACCCACCACTCGACATGGACCAAGCCGGCGAGCGTCACACAAATCCCTGG GAGATCTGTCGGCCACAGAGAGCTcagagctggagcaggagaggaagaggcagcagctgcaggaccCTGTCCTCATGCCCCTGCCTGACAGTGGGGCAGATGGCCCGCTGGACTGGGCTCACCTGGTAGATGCCGCCAAGGCCTTTGAGG AGCAGAGGCTGGTCTTCCTAGCAGCCCAAGAGGAGAGCTCCATGGCTGAGAGCACAGCAGCCACCAGCCCCCAGCAGGCTGAGCCTCAGGCAGCCCCGCTGAGACAGCCCTCGCCTGG AGAGACTCCAGCCTGCTTGATGGGAAAGGTCAGCCAGCTGGAGTCAATGGTCAAGGTGCTACAGGAGGACTTGAAAAAG GAGAAAGATGCCAAGGTGTCACTGCAGGCTCAGATCCAGAGCCTGCGAGAAGACAACCAGCGTCTCCTGGAGGAGTCGTACAGCGCCTCAGCCAAGCTCAAAAAGTTCACAGA GATATAG
- the LOC104921325 gene encoding signal-induced proliferation-associated 1-like protein 1 isoform X1: protein MTSLKRLPMERTVGGSIPATDEFYTRHLRLVNGGAVPTRTDNVHATVSTGVPKMGVRARVADWPPRKDMAGVVWHSATEPENSSVPPAGKSHVKLGSIMSPQDSSMLRNIHNTLKNRTQAPANNYSPDSRYLSPGDYRGPAHRNPRQRRIRQRSNSDMTISEMEGSGDSGEEWGPPSGPKWSPLHREYGSTSSIDQHGASGESFFEMLKGYQGDKVDQRSPAPEKLEDMLNVGSKQASIDLHEDAVDTQPPKAKDRDKPPKRRTKSETGGESIFRKLRNVRGESDSPKAGSDVEDSRTDDMGPPFKPWVCQKGFAHYDVQSMLFDLNEIAQLRQIAGKRKNTTTGASAAAVASATSTLSSTHSLPYSSPSGSQEELSSRDSPGLDAGDEQSNEMLLSCPCFRNEIGTDSNGKRRLGGGGTGYHGLVGGGTSNSASGTLSGDVNMYETSVSTHCTNAGVAVLEGPKEGLSTISEKGKQYIVEHVDLGAYYYRKFFYLREHWNYFGIDEALGPVAVSLRREKLEEDKEHGQQYNYRLIFRTSELTTLRGSVLEDAVPSTSKHGTTRGLPIKEVLEYLLPELDLSCLRLALNTPKVTEQLMKLDEQGLSFQVKVGVMYCRAGQSTEEEMYNNETAGPALEEFLQLLGDNVRLKGFTKYRAQLDTKTDSTGTHSLYTTYKDYEIMFHVSTLLPYTPNNKQQLLRKRHIGNDIVTIVFQEPGAHPFTPKAIRSHFQHVFIIVRVHNPCSDNTCYSVAVTRSQDVPSFGPPIPKGVTFPKSTVFRDFLLGKVINAENAAHKSDKFGAMATRTRQEYLRDLAERHVTSTPVEPTGKFPFISLAHKRREKVRPYSGAELRSLGAVTWQVHAEDQVAGAERECLLAISNDFIILLDQEAKAVVFNCATRDVIGWSTGSPASMKIFYERGESVSLRSINNNTEDFGEVVKRLELLTKGSQTTEMTLRRNALGQLGFHVNFEGIVAEVEPYGYAWQAGLRQGSRLVEICKVAVASLSHEQMIDLLRTSVTVKVVIIPPHEDSTPRRGCSEIYHMPLVDYKNHKEGMPYELKFPFRPSTNNNTKWPRTSSSPQTRTAGTGGTLIKAPPSDFSDRNSAAIPRSVSSDGRPLNPKRYSPGNDNYALACSIVMGRTMHNTNSPSSLSYTDTGGSNHWRQKSMPDGFNNNNCQSPVSSVRQVAGDGVNGMKVGSSTGVGWSRTGEGEAASRLGDKPSADNVVSKVVIPRLQPSDQSSHISPNKGTKPDAPYSSSQSSSNTLSSNASSSAHSDEKWYDVGSRSGVRSDLELNGYLQGTSTDSGIDATSFTATQSSTASSTGAFRAKDKIAWQDDQAGSQSTSDTPPPTPDSLVAIGGIEIPAKSPSAFPLLPDGSSYSLSDAASHSSSGNSGSPIGQGCSPTSPQDEAAAAATSPSSQNCQSPGSKSFYPRQGATSKYLIGWRKPGGTVNSVDFGSTRKRHQSDGLLGGQPQLRANLRGSQSPQRHTAKSSLEEDLKKLITLDSPPPTTSEEKPLFPGPPPTRRSLQRTLSDESIYGGQREPSSSGQCDTPTDLLFSCSTMPRSPTTRHGPSRRASHKSLGDLSATESSELEQERKRQQLQDPVLMPLPDSGADGPLDWAHLVDAAKAFEEQRLVFLAAQEESSMAESTAATSPQQAEPQAAPLRQPSPGETPACLMGKVSQLESMVKVLQEDLKKEKDAKVSLQAQIQSLREDNQRLLEESYSASAKLKKFTEWVFNTIDMN from the exons ATGACCAGCCTGAAGCGCCTGCCCATGGAGCGCACCGTTGGGGGTTCCATCCCCGCCACTGATGAATTTTACACTCGCCACCTCCGTTTGGTCAATGGAGGGGCTGTGCCAACCCGCACAGACAATGTCCATGCCACTGTGAGCACAGGAGTGCCTAAAATGGGTGTACGGGCTCGGGTGGCTGACTGGCCCCCAAGAAAAGACATGGCAGGGGTTGTTTGGCACTCGGCTACAGAGCCTGAGAACTCTAGTGTTCCCCCCGCTGGAAAAAGTCACGTTAAGTTAGGCTCTATAATGAGCCCTCAGGACTCGTCAATGCTGCGTAACATCCACAATACTTTAAAGAATCGAACCCAGGCCCCTGCTAACAACTACAGCCCTGATAGCCGTTACCTATCCCCAGGAGACTACAGAGGACCTGCACACAGAAACCCACGACAAAGACGTATCCGTCAGCGCAGCAACAGTGACATGACTATCAGTGAGATGGAAGGCAGTGGAGACAGTGGAGAGGAATGGGGTCCACCATCAGGACCTAAATGGTCCCCTCTCCATCGCGAATATGGTAGCACCTCCTCAATAGATCAACATGGAGCATCTGGAGAGAGCTTCTTTGAAATGCTTAAGGGCTATCAAGGGGACAAAGTGGACCAGCGTAGCCCCGCACCAGAGAAGCTAGAGGACATGCTGAATGTTGGATCCAAGCAGGCCAGCATTGATCTTCATGAGGATGCCGTGGACACCCAGCCTCCTAAAGCCAAGGACAGAGATAAGCCCCCAAAGAGAAGAACTAAATCTGAGACGGGGGGCGAGTCTATATTCCGTAAACTTCGAAACGTGCGGGGTGAGTCGGACTCTCCCAAAGCTGGGTCTGATGTAGAGGACAGCCGGACAGATGACATGGGCCCTCCTTTCAAGCCCTGGGTGTGCCAGAAAGGCTTTGCCCACTATGATGTTCAGAGCATGCTGTTTGACCTCAATGAAATTGCTCAGTTGCGGCAGATTGCAGGCAAGAGGAAAAACACCACCACAGGggcatctgctgctgctgtagcctCGGCTACCTCCACCCTCTCGTCCACACACAGCCTGCCTTACAGCTCCCCGAGTGGCAGCCAGGAAGAGCTCAGCTCTAGGGACAGTCCTGGTCTGGACGCAGGGGATGAACAGAGCAATGAAATGTTGCTAAGTTGCCCCTGCTTCCGCAACGAGATAGGCACTGATAGCAATGGGAAACGCAGATTGGGAGGAGGCGGGACAGGGTATCATGGGCTTGTGGGTGGTGGGACAAGTAACAGTGCCTCAGGGACCCTGAGTGGGGATGTGAACATGTATGAAACATCTGTGAGCACGCACTGCACGAATGCTGGAGTAGCAGTGCTAGAGGGACCAAAGGAAGGCCTCAGTACGATCAGCGAAAAGGGGAAACAATACATTGTGGAGCACGTGGACCTGGGAGCCTACTACTATAGAAAGTTCTTCTACCTAAGGG AGCACTGGAACTACTTTGGTATCGACGAGGCGTTGGGTCCAGTGGCAGTGAGCTTGCGCagagagaagctggaggaggacaaggagcaCGGCCAGCAGTATAACTACCGCCTCATCTTCAGAACCAGCGAG CTGACAACTCTAAGAGGTTCTGTCCTTGAGGACGCAGTGCCTTCCACCTCTAAGCACGGCACTACCCGAGGGCTGCCCATCAAAGAGGTACTGGAGTACCTTCTCCCCGAGCTGGATCTGTCCTGCCTCAGACTGGCACTCAACACACCCAAAGTCACAGAGCAGCTGATGAAATTGGATGAGCAGGGG CTAAGTTTTCAGGTGAAAGTGGGGGTGATGTATTGCAGAGCAGGCCAGAGCACTGAGGAGGAGATGTACAACAACGAGACGGCCGGACCCGCCCTGGAAGAGTTCCTCCAACTGTTGGGGGATAACGTTCGCCTCAAGGGCTTCACCAAGTACAGAGCCCAGCTGGACACCAAAA CGGATTCCACGGGCACTCACTCCCTGTACACGACTTACAAGGACTATGAGATCATGTTCCATGTGTCGACTCTGCTGCCTTACACacccaacaacaaacaacag TTGCTGAGGAAGCGCCACATAGGGAACGACATAGTGACCATCGTGTTCCAGGAGCCCGGCGCTCACCCTTTCACCCCCAAGGCCATACGCTCTCACTTCCAGCATGTCTTCATTATCGTACGGGTGCACAACCCCTGCTCGGACAACACGTGCTACAG tgtgGCTGTCACCCGTTCCCAGGACGTTCCCTCCTTTGGCCCACCAATCCCCAAGGGCGTGACCTTCCCCAAGTCCACCGTCTTCAGGGACTTCCTGTTGGGCAAAGTCATCAACGCTGAGAACGCAGCCCACAAGTCCGATAAGTTTGGCGCGATGGCAACACGCACACGGCAGGAGTATCTGCGGGACTTGGCAGAGCGCCATGTGACCAGTACTCCAGTAGAGCCCACTGGGAAGTTCCCCTTCATCTCTCTGGCACACAAACGACGGGAGAAGGTGAGACCGTACAGCGGGGCGGAGCTCCGGAGCCTAGGGGCCGTGACCTGGCAGGTTCACGCTGAAGATCAGGTCGCTGGAGCTGAACGTGAATGCCTGTTGGCCATTTCAAATGACTTCATCATCCTGTTGGATCAGGAGGCCAAAGCTGTGGTGTTTAACTGCGCGACACGTGATGTGATTGGTTGGTCGACGGGGAGTCCAGCCTCCATGAAGATCTTCTATGAGCGTGGCGAGAGTGTATCACTGCGCTCCATCAATAACAACACAGAAGACTTTGGAGAGGTTGTCAAAAGACTGGAG CTGTTGACCAAGGGCAGTCAGACCACAGAGATGACCCTGCGCCGTAACGCCCTGGGCCAGCTGGGCTTTCATGTCAACTTTGAGGGTATTGTTGCTGAGGTGGAGCCCTATGGTTACGCTTGGCAGGCTGGACTCAGGCAGGGCAGCAGATTGGTGGAGATCTGCAAGGTGGCCGTGGCCTCACTGTCTCATGAGCAGATGATCGACCTTCTCAGAACCTCCGTTACTGTCAAGGTGGTCATCATTCCCCCACATGAGGACTCCACACCACGCAG AGGCTGCTCAGAAATCTACCACATGCCGCTAGTTGATTACAAGAACCACAAGGAGGGCATGCCCTACGAGTTAAAGTTCCCCTTCCGCCccagcaccaacaacaacaccaagtGGCCACGCACCTCATCCAGTCCTCAAACACGCACTGCTGGGACAGGAGGAACGCTGATCAAAGCCCCACCTTCAGACTTCAGTGACCGCAACTCAGCTGCTATTCCCCGAAGTGTGTCCAGCGACGGGCGACCCCTCAACCCCAAAAG ATATTCCCCAGGGAACGACAACTATGCTCTTGCCTGCTCCATTGTGATGGGTCGCACCATGCACAACACAAACTCCCCTTCCAGCCTCTCCTACACAGACACTGGGGGCTCCAACCACTGGAGGCAGAAGTCTATGCCTGATGG GTTTAATAACAACAACTGCCAGTCCCCTGTGTCGTCTGTGCGGCAGGTGGCAGGTGACGGGGTCAATGGGATGAAAGTGGGCTCTAGCACTGGTGTTGGATGGTCCAGAACTGGGGAGGGGGAAGCAGCCAGCAGACTGGGAGACAAACCCAGTGCAG ACAATGTGGTTTCCAAGGTGGTGATTCCTCGACTCCAGCCGTCGGACCAGAGCAGCCACATATCTCCCAACAAAGGCACTAAG CCGGATGCTCCGTATTCATCCAGCCAGTCAAGCAGCAACACACTCTCAAGCAACGCCTCCAGCTCCGCCCACAGCGATGAGAAGTGGTATGACGTGGGCTCACGTTCAGGAGTTCGGAGTGATCTTGAGCTCAATGGCTATCTTCAGGGCACTTCTACAGACAGCGGCATCGATGCCACCTCCTTCACTGCCACACAAAGCAGCACGGCTTCCTCTACTGGGGCTTTCAGGGCCAAAGACAAAATCGCTTGGCAGGACGACCAAGCAGGCAGCCAGAGCACCTCCGACACTCCGCCTCCGACACCGGACTCTCTTGTAGCCATTGGAGGCATCGAGATCCCAGCAAAGAGTCCGTCAGCCTTTCCCCTACTTCCCGATGGTAGCTCCTACAGCCTGAGTGATGCCGCCTCCCACTCCAG TTCTGGCAACTCAGGGAGTCCGATTGGCCAAGGCTGCAGCCCCACATCGCCACAAGAcgaggcagctgctgcagccaccTCGCCCTCGTCCCAAAACTGCCAGTCCCCCGGGAGCAAGAGTTTCTACCCTCGTCAAGGAGCGACCTCGAAGTACCTGATTGGCTGGAGGAAACCGGGGGGAACTGTCAACTCTGTGGACTTTGGCAGCACTCGCAA ACGGCACCAGAGTGATGGTCTGCTCGGTGGTCAGCCGCAGCTAAGGGCTAATCTCCGGGGCTCCCAGTCGCCCCAGCGGCACACTGCCAAATCCAGCctggaagaagacttgaagaAGCTGATCACGCTCGACAGCCCTCCACCCACTACAAGTGAAGAGAAG CCATTGTTTCCGGGTCCACCGCCCACTCGCCGCTCCCTCCAGAGAACGCTGTCAGATGAGAGTATTTACGGCGGGCAGAGAGAGCCATCTTCCAGTGGACAGTGCGACACGCCTACTGACCTTCTGTTCAGCTGCTCCACCATGCCACGCTCACCCACCACTCGACATGGACCAAGCCGGCGAGCGTCACACAAATCCCTGG GAGATCTGTCGGCCACAGAGAGCTcagagctggagcaggagaggaagaggcagcagctgcaggaccCTGTCCTCATGCCCCTGCCTGACAGTGGGGCAGATGGCCCGCTGGACTGGGCTCACCTGGTAGATGCCGCCAAGGCCTTTGAGG AGCAGAGGCTGGTCTTCCTAGCAGCCCAAGAGGAGAGCTCCATGGCTGAGAGCACAGCAGCCACCAGCCCCCAGCAGGCTGAGCCTCAGGCAGCCCCGCTGAGACAGCCCTCGCCTGG AGAGACTCCAGCCTGCTTGATGGGAAAGGTCAGCCAGCTGGAGTCAATGGTCAAGGTGCTACAGGAGGACTTGAAAAAG GAGAAAGATGCCAAGGTGTCACTGCAGGCTCAGATCCAGAGCCTGCGAGAAGACAACCAGCGTCTCCTGGAGGAGTCGTACAGCGCCTCAGCCAAGCTCAAAAAGTTCACAGAGTGGGTCTTTAACACCATCGACATGAACTGA